The following proteins come from a genomic window of Nautilia profundicola AmH:
- the plsY gene encoding glycerol-3-phosphate 1-O-acyltransferase PlsY, whose product MSPLIWYLIAYLVGGIPFGYLIAKYFAGINIKEQGSGNIGATNVLRVLKQTDPAKAKKLAAITLLLDALKGALVILAAKAFGVCEATQWAIAVIAVIGHCFSPYLKLEGGKGVATTAGVLLVLVPKAVLVAIVVWFIMAKTVRISSLSSLTAIVVGILSTYVLYPDLSIQSHAPLLIIGFIVLYKHKENIYRLLTGQEKRVI is encoded by the coding sequence ATGTCACCGTTAATATGGTATTTAATAGCTTATCTTGTCGGGGGAATCCCGTTTGGTTACCTGATAGCAAAATATTTCGCTGGAATTAATATTAAAGAGCAGGGAAGCGGCAATATAGGCGCTACGAATGTGCTTAGGGTTTTGAAACAAACAGACCCTGCAAAAGCCAAAAAACTGGCGGCTATTACACTTTTACTTGACGCGCTTAAAGGTGCGCTTGTAATACTTGCGGCAAAAGCGTTCGGGGTATGCGAGGCTACACAGTGGGCGATAGCCGTAATTGCGGTAATAGGGCACTGTTTTTCACCTTATTTGAAACTTGAAGGCGGAAAAGGTGTGGCGACAACTGCCGGTGTTCTTTTGGTGCTTGTTCCAAAAGCGGTGCTTGTGGCGATTGTAGTTTGGTTTATTATGGCTAAAACTGTTAGGATATCATCGCTTAGTTCACTTACGGCAATTGTGGTCGGGATACTGAGTACGTATGTTTTATATCCTGATCTTTCGATTCAATCACACGCTCCGCTTTTAATTATTGGGTTTATAGTGCTTTATAAACATAAAGAAAACATCTACAGACTGCTAACGGGACAGGAGAAAAGAGTAATATAA
- a CDS encoding dihydroneopterin aldolase has protein sequence MENGELRIENNYKILIENLEFEAIIGILPEEREKTQKVIVNAEIEYENKNEFINYADVCNLIENLMKEKKFLLIEDALESIEYELTAKYPQMKSLMLKIQKPEILRNALVGVEILRKY, from the coding sequence ATGGAGAATGGAGAATTGAGAATTGAGAATAATTATAAAATATTAATTGAAAATTTGGAGTTTGAGGCTATAATCGGAATACTTCCCGAAGAGAGGGAAAAAACTCAAAAAGTTATAGTAAACGCCGAGATAGAATACGAAAACAAAAACGAATTTATTAATTACGCAGATGTATGTAACCTTATAGAAAACTTAATGAAAGAAAAAAAGTTTTTATTAATCGAAGATGCTTTAGAATCCATAGAGTATGAATTAACGGCTAAATATCCGCAGATGAAAAGCCTCATGCTCAAAATTCAAAAGCCTGAAATTTTAAGAAATGCTTTAGTGGGAGTGGAGATTTTAAGAAAATATTAA
- the hsrA gene encoding homeostatic response regulator transcription factor HsrA produces MRLLVIEKDETLNHLITKSLEEVGYKSDSAYTVRDGKYFLDVRHYNLAIIDADFGLSEVFKFIDYAKEIYPLIKIIVISNDNSVETEIKVLKMGADDFIRKPLNFDLLITRINVALRSGKESQIKIKDLIIIKDEEKIIYNGKETYLKGKAFEVFTHLARYPNQVISKEQLLDAIWEEPELVTPNVIEVAVNQIRQKVDKVFKIDTIKTIRRRGYKFCYPKE; encoded by the coding sequence GTGAGACTTCTTGTAATTGAAAAGGACGAAACCTTAAATCATTTGATTACCAAATCTCTTGAAGAAGTAGGGTATAAAAGCGATTCTGCTTATACGGTCAGAGACGGTAAGTATTTTTTGGATGTAAGACATTATAATCTTGCAATAATTGATGCGGATTTTGGGCTTAGCGAAGTATTTAAATTTATTGATTACGCTAAGGAGATTTATCCTTTAATTAAAATTATCGTAATATCAAATGATAATTCAGTTGAAACGGAAATAAAAGTTCTAAAAATGGGAGCTGATGATTTTATAAGAAAGCCTCTCAATTTTGATTTATTAATAACCAGAATCAATGTTGCGCTAAGAAGCGGTAAAGAGTCTCAGATTAAGATTAAAGATTTAATTATCATCAAAGATGAAGAAAAAATCATTTATAACGGTAAAGAAACGTATTTAAAAGGTAAAGCCTTTGAAGTATTTACTCACTTGGCAAGATATCCGAATCAGGTCATATCAAAAGAGCAGCTTTTAGACGCCATTTGGGAGGAGCCGGAGCTCGTAACACCGAATGTTATAGAAGTTGCTGTAAATCAGATACGTCAAAAGGTTGACAAAGTTTTTAAAATTGATACAATTAAGACCATTCGCCGAAGAGGCTATAAATTTTGTTATCCAAAGGAGTAG
- a CDS encoding YfhL family 4Fe-4S dicluster ferredoxin, with protein sequence MSLMINEECIACDACVDECPNGAIEPADPIYEIDPDLCTECIEHGGEPQCVQVCPVDAIVPDPDNMENAKELRLKAELIHKDEEE encoded by the coding sequence ATGTCACTTATGATAAATGAAGAATGCATAGCATGCGATGCATGTGTTGATGAATGCCCTAACGGAGCAATTGAACCTGCAGATCCGATTTATGAAATAGATCCGGATTTATGTACGGAATGTATTGAACACGGAGGAGAGCCTCAATGCGTTCAGGTATGTCCTGTAGATGCGATTGTACCTGATCCTGATAATATGGAAAATGCAAAAGAACTTAGACTTAAAGCCGAACTTATACATAAAGACGAAGAAGAATAA
- a CDS encoding Ppx/GppA phosphatase family protein, whose product MAKITAVIDIGSNSARMAVFKKTSRFGFYLLREEKSKVRISEGAYENGGNLQDFAIERAINALREFLLIAKSLKVRKILAVATSAVRDAPNRSEFLSRVRRELGINIKVIDGDKEAFFGGVAAANLLYEKNGVTIDIGGGSTELALIKRKNIEKTISLKLGTVRLKELYFDKGDIEGAKKHIQKEIKRLDGEFKQNKVFGIGGTIRALSQVIMKKIEYPLDILHGFTYDVKDHYKFLKSIVKMKDDELLKIGVKPERLDVIRPGVLIFTELLDFLGAKQVITSGVGVREGVFLSDLLRHDNHKFPENFNPSVRTIIDVYQIDTKLSSYETKIALELFDLLKDDFKLDDKYKLHLTYAIKLSRAGELIDFYEAHKHTDYILLNSLHYGFRHCDRLLMSKIIRYYKRKKIKKREIEKYKCLLPQKDIIEKLCNIFWVAKLININLSMPEVNISKKGRQITIEGENLYLAKERSKSRELFFELNISEKGKK is encoded by the coding sequence ATGGCTAAAATAACGGCTGTAATTGATATAGGTTCGAACTCAGCCAGAATGGCTGTATTTAAAAAAACCAGCCGTTTTGGTTTTTATCTTTTACGTGAAGAAAAAAGTAAAGTAAGAATTAGTGAAGGTGCTTATGAAAACGGTGGGAACCTTCAGGATTTTGCAATTGAAAGAGCCATTAACGCCCTTAGGGAATTTCTTTTAATTGCAAAGTCTTTGAAAGTAAGGAAAATACTTGCAGTCGCTACTTCAGCTGTAAGGGACGCACCGAATAGAAGCGAATTTTTAAGCAGGGTAAGAAGAGAGCTTGGAATCAACATAAAAGTCATAGACGGTGATAAAGAGGCGTTTTTCGGAGGAGTTGCGGCAGCAAATCTTCTGTATGAAAAAAACGGCGTCACTATCGATATCGGAGGAGGATCTACGGAACTTGCTCTTATCAAAAGAAAAAACATCGAAAAAACAATCTCCCTTAAACTTGGTACTGTTAGGCTTAAAGAGCTTTATTTTGATAAAGGCGATATTGAAGGTGCTAAAAAGCATATTCAAAAAGAGATAAAGCGTCTTGATGGTGAGTTTAAACAAAATAAAGTATTCGGAATAGGCGGTACGATTAGGGCACTTTCACAGGTCATTATGAAAAAAATCGAATATCCTCTCGATATTCTTCACGGCTTTACATATGATGTGAAAGATCATTATAAATTTTTAAAATCAATTGTCAAAATGAAAGACGACGAACTTTTAAAAATAGGCGTAAAACCAGAAAGACTTGATGTTATAAGACCGGGTGTACTTATTTTCACTGAACTTTTGGATTTTTTAGGAGCCAAGCAGGTAATTACAAGTGGGGTTGGTGTAAGGGAAGGTGTGTTTTTAAGTGATCTTTTAAGACACGATAATCATAAATTTCCCGAAAATTTTAATCCCTCGGTTAGAACAATTATTGACGTTTATCAAATAGATACGAAACTTTCTTCATATGAAACGAAAATTGCACTTGAACTTTTTGATTTACTTAAAGATGATTTTAAACTTGATGATAAATATAAACTTCATTTGACTTACGCAATTAAACTATCACGTGCTGGTGAGCTTATAGACTTTTATGAAGCTCACAAACATACGGATTATATTCTTTTAAACTCTCTTCATTACGGTTTCAGGCATTGTGATAGGCTTTTGATGTCAAAAATTATAAGATATTATAAAAGAAAGAAAATTAAAAAAAGAGAAATTGAAAAATATAAATGTCTGCTACCTCAAAAAGACATTATTGAAAAACTGTGCAATATATTTTGGGTAGCTAAACTTATTAATATTAATTTATCAATGCCTGAAGTAAATATTTCTAAAAAAGGTAGACAGATTACTATAGAAGGTGAGAATTTATATCTGGCAAAAGAGAGAAGTAAAAGCAGGGAATTGTTTTTTGAGTTGAATATATCTGAAAAAGGTAAAAAATGA
- a CDS encoding FAD-dependent oxidoreductase: MKHFDFIIIGGGIAGLLAAYEFKEYNTLLIDEDGILTSGASAAAGAFLFPKVGFDTAYTRFINNAIVDSLSFYEKVGIDTHKIGVTLLPRDERDIEKFKKYEKEIRLPFEKKYGGFFFKDGGVVFPEEVKEKIKVDYEINQIKNLYKDGEYWCVGEYKTKNVILATGYKEIIDIPYINIRPIWGERIEGRGEINGKWKTYPTSQNGKLKEVLPCHFHKNCSLTEVDGIIKIGATHKRNCYECHENEEEAYELIEKAKEIVDIQNFKISKIIGGFRAASVDYFPVVGKIIDVNESLSMNPKIVKGEMPKFLNFIDGLYIINGMGGRGFSNAYACAKALKEHIINEKELGILDSKRLFIKWARKEGEEYLKEKNVKS; encoded by the coding sequence ATGAAACATTTTGATTTTATTATAATCGGAGGAGGTATAGCCGGACTTTTAGCGGCTTATGAGTTTAAAGAATATAATACGCTTTTAATTGATGAAGATGGGATTTTAACTTCAGGAGCAAGTGCGGCAGCCGGGGCGTTTTTATTTCCGAAAGTAGGATTTGATACTGCATATACAAGATTTATAAACAATGCAATTGTTGATTCTCTTTCGTTTTACGAAAAAGTAGGTATCGATACCCATAAAATTGGTGTGACTCTTTTGCCAAGAGACGAGAGGGATATAGAAAAATTTAAAAAATACGAAAAAGAAATAAGACTTCCTTTTGAAAAAAAGTACGGCGGTTTTTTCTTTAAAGACGGCGGTGTGGTTTTCCCTGAAGAAGTAAAAGAAAAAATAAAAGTCGATTACGAAATAAACCAGATAAAAAATCTGTATAAAGACGGAGAATACTGGTGCGTAGGAGAATATAAAACCAAAAACGTAATTCTTGCTACAGGGTATAAAGAAATAATAGATATCCCTTATATAAATATTCGTCCTATTTGGGGTGAGAGGATTGAAGGCAGGGGAGAAATTAATGGAAAATGGAAAACCTACCCAACCAGCCAAAATGGAAAATTAAAAGAAGTTTTGCCTTGCCATTTTCATAAAAACTGCTCTTTGACTGAAGTTGACGGAATTATAAAAATAGGTGCAACACATAAAAGAAACTGTTATGAATGTCATGAAAATGAAGAGGAAGCGTATGAGCTTATTGAAAAGGCTAAAGAAATAGTTGATATACAAAATTTTAAAATATCAAAAATTATAGGTGGGTTTCGGGCTGCGAGTGTTGATTATTTTCCTGTGGTTGGTAAAATTATAGATGTAAATGAGAGCTTGAGTATGAATCCGAAAATAGTAAAAGGCGAAATGCCTAAATTTTTAAATTTTATTGACGGACTTTATATTATTAACGGTATGGGCGGCAGAGGTTTTTCAAATGCATACGCATGCGCGAAAGCTTTAAAAGAACATATTATTAATGAAAAAGAGTTAGGAATTTTAGACAGTAAGAGACTGTTTATCAAATGGGCGAGAAAAGAAGGCGAAGAGTATTTAAAGGAGAAAAATGTTAAAAGTTAA
- a CDS encoding ABC transporter ATP-binding protein, with translation MLKVKNVTKQFGGVVAIKDVNFEVKQGEIFALVGPNGAGKTTLFNIITGAFEPTSGHVYFKDEEITGLSPVKIVEKGIARTFQNIRLFNSMTVLENVLIGFHNHIEYTFFEAVFRLPRFFSQEKVHKELAMEILKFLKIDKYANHNAKALSYGNQRKVEIARALATEPDLLLLDEPAAGMNPKETDELADTVFRLRSEKEKTILFIEHDMKFVQKIADRVMVLDYGKTIFEGKPADMMKDETVIKAYLGDIDVEG, from the coding sequence ATGTTAAAAGTTAAAAATGTAACCAAGCAGTTTGGCGGAGTTGTTGCGATAAAAGATGTTAATTTTGAAGTGAAACAGGGTGAGATATTTGCCCTTGTAGGACCTAACGGTGCAGGTAAAACCACGCTTTTTAATATTATTACGGGAGCGTTTGAGCCAACAAGCGGGCATGTATATTTTAAAGATGAAGAAATTACGGGACTAAGTCCAGTGAAAATCGTGGAAAAAGGTATTGCCAGAACATTCCAGAATATCAGGCTTTTTAATTCTATGACGGTACTTGAAAACGTACTTATAGGGTTTCATAACCATATTGAATATACGTTTTTTGAAGCTGTTTTCAGACTTCCAAGATTTTTCTCCCAGGAAAAAGTTCACAAAGAACTTGCAATGGAAATTTTAAAGTTTTTAAAAATAGACAAATACGCAAATCATAACGCAAAGGCCTTGAGTTACGGAAATCAAAGAAAAGTTGAAATAGCAAGGGCTCTTGCGACTGAGCCGGATTTACTTCTTTTGGACGAGCCTGCAGCCGGAATGAACCCTAAAGAGACTGATGAACTTGCTGATACGGTGTTTAGACTCAGAAGTGAAAAAGAAAAAACGATTCTTTTTATCGAACACGATATGAAATTCGTTCAAAAAATAGCGGATAGGGTAATGGTGCTTGATTATGGTAAAACTATTTTCGAGGGTAAACCTGCCGATATGATGAAAGATGAAACGGTAATAAAAGCATATTTAGGAGATATCGATGTTGAAGGTTAA
- a CDS encoding ABC transporter ATP-binding protein, with amino-acid sequence MLKVNNLKVKYGVIEAVRGIDFEVKAGEIVTIIGANGAGKTSTLSAIFNLVKKEGTVRFVEGDISKLSTDKIVKHGMALVPEGRRIFINLTVEENLKIGAYTNEENYENLKEEMFRLFPRLKQKRNNYGGSLSGGEQQMLAIARALMSEPKMLVLDEPSLGLAPIIVKDLFGILVDLNKNDDVTILLVEQNAAAALKIADRAYVMENGSLVMEDDAKALLASDEIKKKYLGG; translated from the coding sequence ATGTTGAAGGTTAATAATTTAAAAGTAAAATATGGAGTTATTGAAGCTGTAAGAGGAATAGATTTTGAAGTAAAAGCAGGTGAGATAGTTACAATTATCGGTGCGAACGGTGCAGGTAAAACTTCAACACTTAGCGCAATTTTCAATCTTGTTAAAAAAGAAGGAACTGTCAGATTCGTAGAAGGGGACATTTCCAAACTTTCAACAGATAAGATTGTTAAACACGGTATGGCTTTGGTGCCCGAGGGAAGAAGAATATTTATTAACCTTACAGTTGAAGAAAATCTTAAAATAGGTGCATATACAAATGAAGAAAATTATGAAAACTTAAAAGAGGAGATGTTCAGGCTTTTCCCAAGACTTAAGCAAAAAAGAAATAACTACGGTGGGAGTCTGAGCGGTGGTGAGCAGCAGATGCTGGCAATTGCAAGAGCTTTGATGAGTGAACCTAAAATGCTGGTACTTGACGAGCCGTCACTCGGACTTGCTCCTATTATAGTAAAAGATCTGTTTGGAATTTTGGTAGATTTAAACAAAAACGATGATGTTACCATTCTTTTAGTTGAGCAAAATGCCGCTGCCGCACTTAAAATTGCCGACAGGGCATATGTAATGGAAAACGGATCGCTTGTAATGGAAGATGATGCAAAAGCGCTTCTTGCAAGTGATGAAATTAAGAAAAAATACCTCGGAGGTTAG
- a CDS encoding exonuclease domain-containing protein, with protein MKIVILDTETTGNKEEDRIIQLSYLVLNENLEIEEIHDELVKPPLPISFEAMAVHHITNEMVEDKPLIKHTESYKRLKELNSPENLLVIHNAKFDLDMLKKEGFNSFFKLIDTFRVLKHLIPEGKFSLQYNRYALGLYKKEKDICEKYNIQINAHDALGDVIVLGLLFEYLVTNFEKNVEELVELTTKPVLHDKFYQGKYKFEKIKDVLIKDPDYIEYMLSLTDLDPDVKYSIEHHLENLDEPMEFRFGVGKYKGMTIEDVAEIDMQYLSWAYHNMKMGKWMREKIGEILSRN; from the coding sequence ATGAAAATAGTAATACTTGACACAGAAACAACCGGAAACAAAGAAGAAGACAGAATAATACAGCTAAGCTACCTTGTATTAAACGAAAACCTCGAAATTGAAGAAATTCACGATGAACTCGTAAAACCTCCGCTTCCTATCAGTTTTGAGGCAATGGCAGTTCATCATATTACAAATGAAATGGTGGAAGACAAACCTCTTATTAAACATACGGAGTCTTATAAGAGATTAAAAGAATTAAACTCTCCAGAAAATCTGCTTGTAATACACAACGCAAAGTTTGATCTTGATATGCTGAAAAAAGAAGGATTTAACTCGTTTTTTAAACTCATAGATACATTCAGAGTCCTAAAACACCTCATCCCCGAAGGAAAATTCTCTCTCCAGTACAACAGATACGCACTCGGACTTTACAAAAAAGAAAAAGATATATGTGAAAAGTACAATATCCAGATAAACGCACACGACGCATTGGGTGATGTAATAGTTTTGGGACTTCTTTTCGAATATCTTGTTACAAACTTCGAGAAAAATGTTGAAGAGCTTGTAGAGCTTACTACAAAGCCGGTACTTCACGATAAATTCTACCAGGGTAAATACAAATTTGAAAAAATAAAAGACGTGCTTATTAAAGATCCTGACTATATCGAATATATGTTGAGCCTGACCGACCTCGACCCGGATGTTAAATACTCAATCGAACACCACCTTGAAAATCTTGACGAGCCTATGGAGTTTAGATTCGGTGTTGGTAAATATAAAGGAATGACAATAGAAGACGTGGCGGAAATAGATATGCAGTATCTAAGCTGGGCGTATCATAATATGAAAATGGGTAAATGGATGAGGGAAAAAATCGGAGAGATTTTAAGCCGAAACTAA
- a CDS encoding Fis family transcriptional regulator, translating into MFLATSEYLKKIKNIADMCKQLKINVYIWGEKGVGKTFLAKYIAPNAVINPKTATINPVILEDFDKNPVLEFKNNFLIATGSQPLNKDILKKYFTMDIELKPLSEHPEDIEDFIDLFKQQAREELKINKHINIANPDISENLNSLKRQIYSMFLLPQQKQDIFEILKHYYENTNEDLTYEEELNNFEKTLFSAMRTKYKSKLQIANHLKINRVTLTKKMKALDV; encoded by the coding sequence ATGTTTTTAGCAACTTCCGAATATCTCAAAAAAATCAAAAACATAGCGGATATGTGTAAACAGCTCAAAATAAACGTATATATTTGGGGCGAAAAAGGTGTGGGTAAAACATTTTTGGCAAAATACATCGCTCCAAACGCCGTAATAAATCCCAAAACCGCAACAATAAACCCCGTTATTTTGGAAGATTTTGATAAAAACCCTGTACTTGAATTTAAAAACAATTTCCTTATAGCCACAGGAAGCCAGCCTCTTAATAAAGATATTTTAAAAAAATATTTTACGATGGATATAGAACTTAAACCTTTAAGCGAACATCCTGAAGATATAGAGGATTTTATAGACCTTTTCAAACAGCAGGCCAGGGAAGAGCTTAAAATAAACAAACACATCAACATTGCAAACCCCGATATCAGCGAAAATCTGAATTCACTAAAAAGACAGATTTATTCTATGTTTTTACTGCCTCAGCAAAAACAGGATATTTTCGAAATATTAAAGCATTACTATGAGAATACAAACGAAGACCTTACCTATGAAGAAGAATTGAATAACTTTGAAAAAACACTTTTTAGCGCAATGCGTACAAAATATAAAAGCAAACTTCAAATTGCAAACCATTTGAAAATTAATAGGGTTACCCTTACAAAAAAAATGAAGGCTTTGGATGTTTGA
- a CDS encoding PDC sensor domain-containing protein, which produces MNELLEIYEKNRGFIEDFLKDTILNNTSNLLNEQNLKNLFNYFKSLELVYIVDNNTKIQISPNIYRNKTDINEKNKSRSYLFRKIDIEKSLMSPPYKSSATGSICITLAIPQKDKTLFLDFNLKKLLERLKLLETHTLFDSITKLFYALSGFFMMFLSFAILIYSCYEILKHGEITIMSFFKPIIYITIAIAIFDLSKTLLEQEVFFKSYKKDENIEKKTFVKFIISILIALSIEALMLVFKISLNNISLMSNAFWLFAGISLMMGTLTFFIKNSKKFYVSHQESTLFN; this is translated from the coding sequence ATGAACGAACTACTTGAAATCTACGAAAAAAACAGAGGATTTATTGAAGATTTTTTAAAAGACACTATCCTAAACAACACATCAAATCTTTTAAATGAACAAAACCTGAAAAATCTTTTTAATTATTTCAAATCTCTTGAACTTGTTTATATTGTTGACAATAATACAAAAATACAAATTTCTCCAAACATTTACAGAAACAAAACGGACATAAACGAAAAAAACAAATCACGAAGCTATCTTTTTAGAAAAATAGATATTGAAAAATCTTTAATGAGCCCTCCTTACAAAAGCTCGGCAACGGGCAGTATCTGTATAACACTTGCGATACCACAAAAAGACAAAACACTTTTTTTGGACTTTAACCTTAAAAAACTTCTTGAAAGACTGAAGCTTCTTGAAACACATACGCTTTTTGATTCGATAACCAAACTTTTTTATGCTTTAAGCGGATTTTTTATGATGTTTTTGTCATTTGCGATTTTGATCTACTCCTGTTACGAAATCCTAAAACACGGAGAAATAACAATAATGTCGTTTTTTAAACCTATTATTTACATAACGATAGCAATCGCCATTTTCGACCTTTCCAAAACACTGCTCGAACAGGAGGTGTTTTTTAAAAGCTACAAAAAAGACGAAAATATTGAGAAAAAAACATTCGTAAAATTTATAATCTCGATTCTTATAGCGCTTTCGATTGAAGCGCTGATGCTTGTGTTTAAAATTTCACTAAACAATATATCACTTATGTCAAACGCTTTTTGGCTTTTTGCAGGGATTTCCCTGATGATGGGCACGCTTACGTTTTTTATCAAAAACAGTAAAAAATTTTACGTCTCTCATCAGGAATCAACCCTGTTTAATTGA
- a CDS encoding ammonium transporter translates to MLFRVLSLLGLASLAFAGEPKLDSGNTAWMMVATAFVMLMTPAGLALFYAGMTRAKNTLNTYMMVFSAFAVATVVWVFWGYSLTFSGNIAGIIGDLKAAFLNGISYNDLESSGYPTYVFIAFQGTFAAITVAIASGSIIERVKFSTWLIFVVLWVTFVYAPVAHMVWGGGFLMGDGALDFAGGTVVHMNGGLAGLVAALMIGKRRGYPKTQMMPSSVILTALGAALLWFGWFGFNAGSEFAADNVAGSAFIMTNFAAAAAAVTWIILDYIKFGKPTLLGAASGAVAGLVAITPAAGFVGIVGALVIGIGGSLTGFFGVTVLKKMFKYDDSLDAFGIHFIAGLWGAIATGFFALKDLAWDGPLKNGDRLGQIWVQIESVLVTIVFVAIMTAIVLKVASLITGGARVDEEAEIEGLDSAEHGEKGFNL, encoded by the coding sequence ATGCTGTTTAGAGTTTTATCACTGCTTGGACTGGCAAGCCTTGCGTTTGCGGGTGAACCTAAACTTGACAGCGGTAACACCGCTTGGATGATGGTGGCTACTGCATTCGTAATGCTTATGACACCTGCGGGGCTTGCTCTGTTTTATGCCGGAATGACAAGGGCTAAAAATACGCTTAACACGTATATGATGGTGTTTTCCGCGTTTGCTGTTGCAACTGTCGTATGGGTGTTTTGGGGATATTCGTTAACGTTTAGCGGTAATATTGCCGGAATTATTGGTGATTTAAAAGCCGCTTTTTTAAACGGTATCAGCTATAACGATCTTGAAAGCAGCGGTTACCCTACTTATGTATTTATAGCATTCCAGGGAACATTTGCGGCAATTACGGTTGCGATTGCAAGCGGTTCTATTATTGAGAGGGTTAAATTCTCAACTTGGCTTATATTTGTGGTGTTATGGGTCACATTCGTTTACGCTCCTGTAGCTCATATGGTATGGGGCGGCGGATTTTTAATGGGTGACGGCGCTCTTGATTTTGCCGGAGGTACTGTTGTACATATGAACGGTGGTCTTGCAGGTTTGGTTGCAGCTTTAATGATTGGTAAAAGAAGAGGTTACCCTAAAACTCAGATGATGCCGAGCAGCGTAATCTTAACAGCTCTTGGTGCGGCACTTTTATGGTTCGGATGGTTCGGATTCAACGCAGGTAGTGAATTTGCAGCTGATAACGTGGCTGGAAGCGCGTTTATTATGACAAACTTTGCGGCGGCGGCTGCGGCGGTTACTTGGATTATTCTTGATTACATCAAATTCGGTAAACCTACACTACTCGGTGCCGCTTCAGGTGCGGTTGCAGGTCTTGTGGCTATTACTCCGGCTGCCGGGTTTGTAGGTATAGTTGGGGCTCTTGTAATCGGTATAGGCGGTAGTTTAACAGGATTTTTCGGTGTAACTGTTCTTAAAAAAATGTTTAAATATGATGATTCATTAGATGCATTCGGTATCCACTTCATTGCAGGGCTTTGGGGTGCGATTGCGACAGGATTCTTTGCATTGAAAGATTTGGCATGGGACGGTCCGCTTAAAAACGGAGACAGACTCGGACAAATCTGGGTGCAGATTGAATCCGTACTTGTTACGATTGTATTCGTGGCTATCATGACAGCTATAGTTCTCAAAGTAGCAAGCCTGATTACAGGTGGAGCAAGAGTTGACGAAGAAGCTGAAATCGAAGGACTTGATTCAGCTGAACACGGAGAAAAAGGTTTTAACCTTTAA
- a CDS encoding P-II family nitrogen regulator, with amino-acid sequence MKKIEAIIKPFKLDEVKEALIEADITGITVSEVKGHGRQHGHTELYRGAEYVVDFLPKVKLEIFVNDDFVEKTVEIITEHAKTGKIGDGKIFIMPVEEAIRIRTGERGRDAV; translated from the coding sequence ATGAAAAAGATTGAAGCTATCATCAAACCTTTTAAACTCGATGAAGTTAAAGAGGCCTTAATTGAAGCGGATATTACCGGTATTACGGTCAGTGAAGTAAAAGGACACGGTAGACAGCACGGACATACAGAGCTGTACAGAGGTGCGGAATATGTAGTTGATTTTCTGCCAAAAGTAAAACTTGAAATTTTCGTAAACGACGATTTTGTTGAAAAAACCGTAGAGATAATTACAGAACATGCAAAAACAGGGAAAATCGGTGACGGAAAAATATTCATCATGCCTGTGGAAGAGGCAATAAGAATCCGTACAGGCGAAAGGGGAAGAGATGCTGTTTAG
- a CDS encoding ferredoxin-thioredoxin reductase catalytic domain-containing protein, translated as MLAPKRTDVDMNSEEFKAEEEKTKKFVQKVVDQFGWCFNPDKEVYDAIVMGLTRNKLMYGKRYCPCFIPMGDKEDRICPCKPAIDHEVAEGCCHCGIFCNPEKCKELEG; from the coding sequence ATGTTAGCACCAAAAAGAACAGACGTTGATATGAATTCTGAAGAATTTAAAGCCGAAGAAGAAAAAACAAAAAAATTCGTACAAAAAGTAGTGGATCAGTTTGGATGGTGTTTTAACCCTGATAAAGAAGTTTACGATGCAATCGTAATGGGTCTTACAAGAAATAAATTAATGTATGGGAAAAGATACTGTCCTTGTTTTATTCCTATGGGTGATAAGGAAGACAGAATTTGCCCTTGTAAACCGGCAATTGATCATGAAGTAGCGGAAGGATGCTGTCACTGCGGTATTTTCTGTAATCCTGAAAAATGTAAAGAGCTGGAGGGTTAA